The stretch of DNA CAGCACGTCCTGCCTCTTGATAGTAACTCTCCATATTTTTCGGAAGTTGAAAATGGAGCACATAGCGGATGTTGGATTTGTCGATACCCATACCGAAAGCAGATGTAGCTACCATAACGGAGGCTTCATCTTTTAAAAAGCGGTCCTGCTCGCGTATGCGCTCAGCATCCCCCATTCCTGCATGATATCGGGCAACATTAATATTTTCCTTCTTTAGTCTTTCGTAAAGTTGGTCAACGTTCTTGCGAGTGGCAGCATAAATAATCCCTGCTTCTTTTTCATTCTTTTTTAAATAATCCTTTAGGTACGGCAGCCTGTCTTGACCTTTAATCACTGCAAATGAAAGATTTTCCCGTTCAAAACCGGTAATAATTGAATTCTCTTCATCGATGTCCAGTGTTTCGCAAATATCTTCACGAACCTTTGGTGTTGCCGTTGCAGTAAGCGCCAATACATTTGGTCTTTGTGGAAGACTGAAGACCATTTGCTGGATATGGCGGTAGCTAGGGCGAAAATCATGACCCCATTGTGAAATACAATGTGCCTCATCTACTGCAACCAATGGAATGTCCATTTGTTTCAAGTCCTCGATAAATTCACGTGATTCTAACCTCTCGGGGGCTATGTATAGGAGTTTATACTTTCCTTGCTTTGCTTCCCTGATCCGTTCATATGCTTCATTGTAACTAAGTGAGCTATTGATAAAAGTTGCAGGAATTCCTACCTGTACGAGGGTATCAACTTGATCCTTCATAAGTGAGATTAACGGGGATATTACAATCGTGGTACCTGGTAGAACAAGTGCAGGAATTTGATAACAAATGGATTTTCCTCCGCCAGTAGGCATAACACAAATCGTATTTTCTCCAGCTAGTACGGATTGTATGGCGCGCTCCTGTCCATTACGGAAGGATGAGTAACCAAAATGAGTTTCCAATAATCGTTGAGCCTTTTCAAACAACAAATACATCTCCCCCTTCTAGTAGATAATCTTTTATTATTATACCTTAGATTTTTGATTGTGTGGATTCGCTGGGGAGGAAAAGTTTCATAGAGTAGATTTTGGTATCTGAGAGTATTTGGGGGTTATCCGAGAGTAAGTTTCCGCTATCCGAGAGTATTTTCGGGTATGCGAGAGTAAGTTACGCTTATCCGAGAGTATTTTCGGGTATGCGAGAGTAAGTTACGCTTATCCGAGAGTATTTTCGCTATGCGAGAGTATTCTCCGCCATCCGCCAGTATTTACAAAGAAAAGGTCGCTGAGATGCGCTCAGTGACCTTTTCTACTCATCATCCCTGTGTAAACAATTCTTCTAACTGTTTCCGCAGTACGAATTTTTGAATTTTCCCACTTGCATTCCGCGGCAATGCTTCACAGAATACATATTTGCGCGGGCGTTTATAATTCGCTAGACTATCACTGTTTTTACAATAGTCTTCAAGTTCTTGCTCAGTCAACTGAGGATCTTTTTTCACCACGAATGCTGTTACAGTCTCTCCCCAGCGGTCATCAGGCTGCCCAACTATTGCAACATCTAAGACACCATCATGGGCATGTAAAACATCCTCGACTTCACGTGGGTAAATATTCTCTCCGCCGCTGATAATCATATCGTCTACTCTATCATTTACAAATAGAAAGCCCTCTTCATCTAGGTAACCGATATCACCTGAATGATACCATCCTTTATACATCGATTTTTCCGTCGCTTCTTCCCTATTAAAATAGCCAATCATCATGCATGGTCCTTTTACAATTATCTCACCTGTTTCCCCTACAGGAACGACATCATTTGGATCTGATGGTCCATCCTCTCTAGTACGGACCACTCGAATATCGTGATTATAAGCAGCTTGCCCCGCTGATCCTGCTTTTCTAAGTTGATCCCTTTCGGATAAGAAGGTAATTGCTGGGCCCATTTCCGTCATCCCATAGGCTTGAACCAACCCGATACCAAATCGATCATGCAAAGCATGAACTAGGGATGGTGCCATTGGTGCTGCACCATATAAACCAAGCTTCAGGCTTTCCGTATTATACTGGCTTAAATCCTCTTGCAGCAGCATATTCCACATAGTAGGAGCAGCAAAAAATTTAGTTATTTTTTCTTGTCCTATTAATTGAAGGATCACTTTTGGATTAAATTGGTGAAGAATGACGTTTCGAGCACCAGCCTGAATCCTTGGCAGAAAAGCACAATGGAGCTCAGCACAATGAAACATAGGTGCGGTAACTAGACCAACATCTTCAGCATCTAGCTTTTGGGCAGCAATACATAGCATACTTTGATCTACCATATTTCGGTGACTATGCATAACCCCTTTTGGCCTTCCGGTCGTTCCACTTGTATAAATAAACGCATAAATATCATTTTCATTTACATCTGCCTGTATCTCTTCAATCGAAGAGTTAGCAAGTTTTTCATGATAACTTGCTGCATAGGCTGGCGTTTCTTCATCAATAAACCAAAAGGCCATAGAATCAAACCGATTTTCAATAGCAGCAATGACAGGCTCCAATGCCTTTTCAAAAAGAACTACTTTAGGAGTTGCATCAGAAAGGATAAAAGCCACTTCTTCCGGCATTAAGCGGAAATTAATTGGATTGAAGATGGCACCAATTTTTGCACAGGCAAAGAAAGCCGTTCCTAATTCCTCTGTATTAAACATGAAGGTGGACACTCGGTCGCCCTTTTTGACACCTTCCTCTTCCAACGCATTTGCAAGTCGAGTTACCTGCTCATTCCACTCTTTGTACGTATAGCGAACATTTTTCCTAACATCATAAATAGCTTCTTTGTTTGGATATCTTTTTACCGTTAATTCAAAAATCTTTCCAATAGTGGTTGTCATTGATTCTCCCCCAATTATAATCCTAGATTTTTGGCAATAATCGTTTTCATAATTTCATTTGTACCTGCGTAAATGCTTGAAACCTGGATATCTCGGAATCTTCTCGCAATCTCGTATTCTTCCATATATCCATAGCCGCCATGAAGCTGCAGGCATTCACCCGCAATTTTCTTTGCCGAATCCGTCAGCCTCCATTTCGCCATTGAAACCTTCGTTACCACATTTTGACCATCCATGTGTTCAGCTATTAATTGATCTAAAAATGCTCTCCCCATCTCAACCTCGGTAGCCATTTCAGCTATTTTAAACTGGGTATTTTGGAATTGGCTGACAGGCTTTCCGAAGGCTTCACGACTTTTCACATAGTCAATCGTCCCCTGAAGCATAACTTCTGCTGCAATTTGTGCCGCAATCGCAACTACAAGCCTTTCCTGCTGGAGTTTATCCATCATATACAGGAAGCCTTTACCTTCTTCACCAAGCAGATTCTCCTTAGGAACTCTGCAATCTTCGAAGATTAACTCAGCTGTATCCTGACAATGAAGCCCCACTTTGTTTAGTTTTCTTCCTCTTGAAAAGCCAGGAGTATCCCGTTCAACTAGCAGCAGGCTCACCCCTTTATGCTTTGGTACCGCATTTGGATCTGTTTTACAGGCCACGAGGATTAAATCAGATTGAATTCCATTTGTGATAAAGGTTTTTTGTCCATTCAAAATATAATGATCACCATCAAGTTTTGCTGTAGTTTTAATATTAGCAAGGTCAGAACCTGTACCAGGCTCAGTCATGGCGATTGCTGTAATAAGGTCTCCTGTGACACAGCGTGGGAGCCATCGCTGTTTCTGCTCCTCTGAGCCGAAAGAATTGATATAAGGGACCACGATATCATTATGCAAACCCATACCCACTAGACCAGAACCAACTCTCTCTAACTCTTCATTAATTACAACAGAGAATCCCCAGTCAACACCACTGCCGCCATATTTCTCATCTAAATCCGGACAAAGGAAGCCCTGTTCTCCCATTTTTCTCCACAAGGAGCGAGGAATCATTCTCTCCTCTTCCCATTGTTCATAAAAAGGGACAGCCTCTTTCTCTAAAAATTTCCTTATAGACTTACGAAAAATTTTATGGTCCTCAGTTAAATATGGATGTTTCATAATTAACGCCTCACCTTCTACACGTTGACTTGATTTAATTTTTGCCGAAGTTGATATTTTAATATTTTCCCAGAAGCATTTCGTGGCAGTTGTTCTTCAATAAAAATACGCCTCGGAACCTTATAGCCAGCCAATTTCTGACGGCAAAAGCTTTTCAACTCTTCTTCATCAATGACAGCACCATCTTTTAGAACAATGATGGCACAAACTGCCTCACCCCATGTTTCATCAGGAAGGCCAATAATGGCGGCGTCTAATACGGATGGATGTTCAAAAAGAACCCCTTCCACTTCAACGGAATAAACATTTTCACCACCCGTGATAATCATGTCCTTTTTTCGATCAACGAGAGTAATATAGCCTTCTTCATCAATCGTTGCTAAATCACCTGTGTAGAGCCAGCCATTTTTTATAGTACTTTTCGTTTCTTCTGGCTTTTTATAATACTCCTTCATAACCATAGGGCTTTTAAGAATGAATTCTCCAACCACACCTGGTTTAACGTCATTTCCCTGTTCGTCGACGACACGTGTTTCTGTTAGAAAAATAGGTTTCCCGCCCTTGCCAAGGTGTTGTTTATGCCCCTCTGGATCTAGAAGAATTCCACCAGGTCCCCCTTCGGTCAATCCGCAAAGATTATAGAATTGATCTGTTTTAAATAACTCGATACTCTTTTTTACTAACTCAGGTGCCATTGGAGCTGCGCCATATCCACATCTTCGGATCGAAGATAAATCGTATTCTGCTGCATTTGGAACTTGTAGGATGAAATTAAACATGGCTGGAACACCAAAGAAATGAGTAATTTTATGTTCTTGAATAGTTTGAAGTGTTTTGACTGGATGGAAATCACGATGAATGATGTGAGTCGCACCTAATGCAACGCCTGAAATTAAGAAAAGATTTAGTTGTGCAGAGTGGAAAAGTGGTGCTACATGTAGGATACGCTCATGTGGACGCAAGCCCATATTGATGGTAACGGAAATACCTACATTAAAAATCCGCTTATGATCAAACAATGCCCCTTTCGGTCGACCTGTTGTTCCTGAAGTGTATAAGATCTCCAAATCATCATCATCAGAAACTTCTATTTCAGGTTCACTGTCAACAGCAGATAAAGCGCTTTCATAAGAGTGGTAACCTAATGTACTTGGCTCTCCGATAGTTATTACTGTCCGAACAGCACAATCTTCTTTAGCAGCTGTGAGAATCTCTTCAAATTCTAGATCACAAACAACTAGCTTTGCTTCAGATTGTTGTAATATGTAGTGAACTTCTGAGGAGGTCAAACGAAAATTAATAGGAACGGCAACGCCACCAATTTTCGAAACTGCAAAAAAGGTAAATACAAAATGATCCGAGTTTTTCATCATCAATGCAATTTTATCGCCCTTGTTTATCCCCAGTTTAAGAAGACCATGGGCAAGCCGATTTACTTCCTCATTGAATTGACGGTAAGTATAACTGCGTCCTTCGCATTCAATAGCTAAAACTTCCGGGAACTTCCTAGCATTTTGAGATAAAAGACTACCGATATTCATTTTTGTTCTTCCTCCTTTTAAATAAAAAAATCACCCCAACCTATTGTAACAAAAGCGTAGAATATTTTGAATATTTTTACAAAAAATATTTTACTTTCCTATTTACTATATTCATATTGTCATAGGTCTTTTTGCACAATTTGTAGAATTATATATATTGAATATTCGAAAATTAGAGGATTATAATAGAATTTGGCAATAGAAAATTTATCGATTGGAGGAAATAAAATGAAGTTTAAAAGATTATCAGTTTTACTAACACTAATGTTAGCCTTTAGTACCTTCTTTACCTCATTTGCCTTTGCAGAAGAAAATACGGACAAGCCTAGCCTTGTTGCATTAGGTGATTCAATAACTTATGGTTGGAACCTGGATGATACGAATGGGAATACACAACCATCATCAAAGGCATTTCCAAACTTAATCCTTGAACCTGGATTTTTCAATGTAACCAATATCAGTGGTGGAGGTTGGACTTCATCACATATTTTAGGCCAAGTTCATAATCCTGCTAATGAAGCTGCTATTCAAAACGCAGATGTTTTTACACTGGACATTGGCAGCAATGATCTAATGGGTGCTGTTGGCCTATCTGAAATCATTAAAAATGGAACACCTGTAGATCCTGCAACTCTACTTCCAAAAGTACAGGCTGCTTCCCAACAATTAAGTGTAAATTTACTACAGATCTTCTCAAAAATTAGAAGCCTTAATGCAGAGGCACCGATTATTCTTTATAATATTTATAATCCATTTGGTGCAAGTGAAGTTCCATTTAATGCTTTCCTACATAATATTGGCGAGCAAATTGTAACAAATGTTAACACAATGGTTATTAACCCTTTTGCTAATACTCCTGGTACTTTTGTGGTAGACGCAAAAACAGCATTTGACACAAAGCAATCAGACTATGTAATTCCTGGAGATATCCACCCTAATGTTACTGGTCAAACCGTTCTAGCAGGATTAGCAACTAATGTTTTACTTTCACTATTACCAGAAGAACTTACTGTGGAAGTAACAGTACCAACGGAAGAAACAACTGGACCTGTAACGATCGAGGTACTAACGAACGCTGAAGAAGTCCTTTCAATGATGTGGTTAGAAGGCGAACAAACTATTGACAGCTTCTATGATGTAGAAGGAAATGAACTAGGTACAAAAATCATTGATAACAAATTTGAAGTTACCAAAAATGGCACATATACTGTTTATGTATTAGATGTATATGGTCAGGAAATTGTACAAACTTTTACGATTGACAATATTAAGGCAGAAACACCGCCAGTTGAAAATCCAACACCAACACCTACACCAGCACCAACACCAACGCCTACACCAGTAACGAATACACCTGCACCGACAACAACTGGAACAGGATATCCTATTCCAAATACAGCATCTCCTGCATACAACTATATGGCAATTGGAGCAATCATCCTTTTAGGAGGATTAGTTACCTTGAAAGTGCAAAGAAGACGCAAACAAGACATTTAAGCGATAAAAAGGTCAGTACCCTCTTCCATTAGAGGATCTGACCTTTCTTTTTTACATATTGTTATCCTTTTTCAGTGAATTTCGGTATTATGTAGTTAAGTAAACAATGTCCGTCTGGGAGAAATGGAGAATGTGATTATACTAGTTAATTTTTTTAAGGATATTAGTAGAGGAGCAGCAATATGCAACATGTCATAATAGAAAAGACAAGGAAAAAACGTAAGGCAATGCTATTTTTAAAAATAATCTTTTTTGCCCTTCTCATTTTCCTGTTAGTTGTTAATCTATTTCCAGTCAAACAAATCCAGCAAAAAGGCTTTTTTACTCATGATCGTCCATTGGTCATTGCCCATCAAGGCGGTGAATTGTTAGCCCCTTCCAATACGATGACAGCCTTTGCGAATGCAGCTGAAATGGGGGTAGATGTCCTCGAAACAGATATACATATCACAAAGGATGGTCACTTAGTTACGATCCATGATCCAAGTGTTGACCGAACAACCAATGGAAAGGGAAAAGTGGCAGACCTTACTTTAGCAGAAATTCAAGAACTTGACGCAGGTTATCATTTTAAAGATTTAGAGGGTAAGTACAGTTTTCGTGGCAAGGGTGTCTATATCCCAACAGTGGATGAGTTGTTTCAAACATTTGAAGACTTGAAAATTGAAATAGAAATTAAAGATGATAATCCTCCTGAAAAAATAGATGAGATTGCCTCAAAGTTATGGGACCTGATAGAAAAATATCAAATGGAAGAAAAGATTCTAATTAGTTCCTTTGACCAAGAAATTCTCAAAACATTTGATAAGTACGCAAATGGTACTGTTGCTGTTACAGCTGGAAGGCAAGAGGTTAAGGACTTTGTCGTTTTTCATAAATTCTATTTACGAAATCTTTATGTACCAACAGTGGATGCATTTCAAATTCCGGTTGAAGACAGCGGTTTTGATTTAACCGATCAAAAATTGATTGATGGAGCGCACCGACTGGGAATGGAGGTCCATTACTGGACCATTGATGATCCTAGTACAATGGAAAAACTTATTGATGCAGGTGCTGATGGTATATTGACGAACCGACCAGATTTATTGCTAGAACTACTGGATGAAAAAGGTATGTAATGATTGGGCTGCTTTCTTTAAACGGGCAGCCCTTTTCTTATGGAACAAAATTGGCTTTGTTTTATAGGAATATCATGATATAATTCGCCGAATACACAGAAAATTTTAAGGGGTAAATGGAATGGATTTTACTAATTTTAGTATTTTAGCTATCATTTTAGCAGTTGTCTCAAACATGGTAATTGGAGCGCTCTGGTATTCTCCTATTCTTTTTTCAAGCATATGGGTGAAGGCACTAGGAAAGAAAATGGAAGATATTGATCCCAAAGGGGCATATGTGGGGTATGGACTAACTACACTAGGCGGGATTTTTACTGCGGTAGTACTTTCTTTATTTATTCAATTGTTAGATACTGTTACCATCCTAGATGGAGCATTATTTGGATTTCTAATTGGACTTATCGCTGCTTTTAGAGAATTATCTCCTACTTTTTTTGAAAGCCGCAATTATACTTTATTCTTCATTAGTGCAGGCTATCATGTTGTTGCCTTAACCATCATGGGTATTATTATCGCTGCATTTGTCTAATAATTAGGGGTGCCTCAAGATGAGGCACCCCTAATTATTAATAAATCGTTTGTACACCCTTGCCTGCTACTGTTGTCCATTCGAATTGACGAAGCCTTACTTCGAATAGCGTTAATGGGTCGCGGAACATTTCTGGGTTCGTATTCATTTTTTTCAAAATAGCTTGATTCGTTGTTATTTGTGATAGAGATTCCTCAATTGCTACATTTAGGATACTGATTGGCTGTCTAAAGAACATCGTAATGTCACGTTCTAATGACTTTTCAAAAAGCTCAAACTGTTGAAAGAAACGTTCAATCACAATCTCAGTTGGTTCAGAGTAGTGATCACTTTTTACAAATGCTTTGTATTTGTTATATAGCATGGCTTTATTTTGAGTTAGTGCTCCAAATAGTTTTCCTGCACTTTTTAATAAGAATTGTGATGGAGTGTTCCGAAGTAAAATATTTACCTTTTCTAATAGGAACCTGCTCGTCATTCTATCTGTGTCCCTTAGCCAATCATCAAGTACTTTAAAATCGCATTCGACCTTAATTCTTTCTTCCCCATATAGGCTATTTAAGCCCTCGGCCATCTCATTCAAAAATCCCTGTCCTTGCTCAAATTCCTCTTTACTGCTGCTAATCCATTCTTGAAGGGACGCATAATACTTAGGCATTAATTCTCGCTCCAAGTATACCTGAACTTTCTCATTCATCACATCATTTAGTTCCAGATGAATCGTGCTAAAATTACTATCTTCCTTAATGAGTTCGGAACATTCCTGAAGCATTTTTGGCACAGCAAGGGAAATCTCATTTTGAAAAGATTCCTTAATGGTTCGGTAGGACCTCGTGATCGCTTTAATCTTTTGCGACTGGGCATCCTTTAATTGGTTAAGAGCACCATTTAACTTCATCACCGCTTCTTCGTTCCAACGCACAGACTCAATTAATTGATTCTCCACATCAATTCTCTTTTGCAACAACCTAGATATGGTGGTTCGAATGAAGTGCAAAAGTTTTGCCAAGCGCTTATCTGCTATGTTTCTTGTATCTTTTATCGATTGGATAAAATCCTTTAATTCTACTAATTGCTGTCCCCTTTCATATTGAGAGGAAAAGGCAAATATTTGTGCTTCAGGTAAATAAGATTGTATCTTTGTCCTTGTTTCTTCGTAAATTCTTATAGCTTCCTGCTCATTAACAATCGTATCCATCTTATTTAGAAGAAAATGGACTGGAATATCGGGAGCAAGTTCATTAATTTGTGAAAGGATCGCCTTCTCTTTCTCCGCAAACGGGGCATTGGCATCAAAGACAAAAAGTAAGGTATCAGCCAGTTGTAGATACTGCAGAACTTCATACCGGTCTTGGTGGCTGCCTTTTAAACCCGGTGTTTCGATTAGGGCTAATTTCTGCTCATATAAAAAAGGAAAAGGCTGCTGAAATTCGATAATCGATTCAAGTGCATTCCTGCGTCGATCCATTCTCTCTTGGAATTGTGTAAAATCAGCGAGCGGAATCGTTTCTTGTTCAGTTATTTCATAAATATTTAGATCCTCAGAGTCCTTAAACATCACAAGTGATGAGGTTGGGCTATCCTGTATCTCTTCACCTAGAATTGAATTTATGAAAGCAGACTTCCCGCTGCCGCTTAACCCGGTAATTAATAAGTGATGGGTATCAAAATCATTCAAATGCTCAACCATCCATTTTAAGCGGTTATTTTCGCCCATATCATTCGTTTTTGCCCAACTTACGATTGCATCAAATAGATGTATACATTCTTCTAATTCATCACTATGACATTCTGATTCGCTAATAAGATTTTCGGCCTCATTGACAATTGACATACTAATACTTGTTGGAAACAGTTCATTCCATGATAAAACTGCCGCTGACACGATGACTGCATGCTTCGGAGCAGATAGGCGCAGCCAATTCGTTAGAAGATCAGGTACTACTTCTTCCAGCGTTTTAATGAAGTAGTCGCCATTTATTAATCCAAAGTATGTTTGATAATGCAGGTCTGAAAGATATTGAAAATTACTGGTTCGATTAATGTCTACATTGAACAGTAGATGATTTACTTCTTTCAGCCAGATAAAATAGGACTCTTCATTCTTGTAACTGTCCCAAAGGGAAGTTGTAAGTTCTTCAAACATTTTCTGGTCTATACTATACAATTCAAATAGGGCTTGCATGAAATAATTTGGAAGTAAGCCTTTGGTAAAACCTTTCTTTACATAAGAATTCAATGTCTCGAACCAATCTAATGAACATGTTCGTTTTGCTTCATTCAGCGCCAATTCAATAGCATTATCCCAATCCTGTTGGTCCTCAAAATAAGTACGGCCAATGGCAGTCACATTTGGATAATCGGGATTTGAATCAATCGTTCTTTTGATTATCTCAACAGCTTCCTCACGCTTCCCTCGATCAATATAGAGGGAAAATAGCTGAAGAGCCACTTCTGTCTTTAATGTAAGATTATTGGTCTCAATCGAAAGATAAAGATCTTCTGCGTTTGAAAGCAAACCCGTTTCATAGTAGGCATCCGCAATATTTTTCCTTGCCCATAGTTCAAATTCACCAACAATGCTTTCCCATTTGAAAATGGCTGCTTCAAAATCTCGATTGTGAAAATAGATTTCACCTTGTGCAAATCGTATTGATGTTAAATCGGGCAAATCTTTCTGTAATTCTTCCTGATACGCATCACCTAACACACGTATGGGCTGAGCATTTTCATGTTCATTTATATACATTTGATAATATGATTTTTTTATTAATTGACTTTCCACTGTCATGTCTTAAACCCCCTAGTACCACCGCTTCTATGCATCTATATGGAAAAGAGGCAGAATTATTCCTCTATATAATTCGTACTATGTACGCATTTTTAGTCCCAATTATATCGATTCTACCAAACGATTTTTTAATTCAGGTTTCAGTTATATTTCAATTTGGATACAATGCCTCTTTTAAGTTACTACATTTTATATTAATTCAAAGTATAATGAAATGAATCGACCAAAAGGAGCATTCACTTTGAAAAAAAACGAAGCTGTTTATTTGGCAGATTTGATCAAAGGGTCAAGACCTGCCAATTATGATATAAAAAAATTAGAAACAGTTAATGGTACATTGTCCAAATTTCATCAATGGACAAATGGAAAACAAACCACGGCAGCCTTTGAGGTTACACGTATAGATAGTGAGACAACCTACTATTTCCTATTCATCGATTGGCACCGAAATGACAACTATTATTTAGTCATTTACCTGCAGAATAAATCTACCACAGCAGCGGAACTGAGGGTCATCGAAGAAATTGATGGAATCCCGCATATCGTGTGGTTGTACAATCCTTTAAAACGTGACGGGAAAAATGATCAAAGGAAGGCCTATTTTAAGCACATGTTTGGCTCGAGACAGGTACAAATCAAAATACCTGCCACTTCTTTAGAAGTAGGTGAGTTCTTTGACGGATTATTTAGACTCTGCCAAAATCGTATAAAAGCAGATAAGATTGTTGACGTTTTTGATTTTGAAAAATAGATAGTAAAAAACAGGTTGGCTATTTAGCCTCCCTGCTTTTATAAAACCTTACTCAAAAAGGCTTTGGTTCGATCTCCCTTTGGATGATCAAATAATTCAATTGGAGTATTTTCTTCGACGATAAGCCCGCCATCCATAAAGATTACCCGGTCGCCTACTTCCTTCGCAAAGCCCATTTCATGGGTTACCACAACCATCGTCATGCCTTCTTTGGCCAGCTGCTTCATTACCTCAAGTACCTCTCCAACCATTTCAGGATCAAGGGCTGAGGTTGGTTCGTCAAACAGCATGATTTTCGGCTCCATCGCAAGCGCCCTGGCAATCGCAACACGCTGTTTTTGACCGCCGGACAAGGAATCAGGATACGCTTCTGCTTTATCCTCTAACCCTACTTTTCTTAAAAGCTCTAAACCTTTTTTTCTAGCTTCATCAAGCGAAGTCTTTCTGACTTTCATTGGGGCTAGCATGATATTTTCAATAACCTTTTTATGAGAAAAAAGATTAAACTGCTGAAAAACCATTCCCACTTCCGTACGTATTTTATTAATATCTGACTTTTTGTCGGTAATATCAATTCCTTCAATATAGACATGACCATCTGTAATACTTTCTAGGAGATTAATACACCGGAGGAACGTGGATTTACCTGAACCAGAAGGACCAATTACAACTACAACCTCTTGAGGTTTAACGGTTACATTAATATCTCTAAGTACAACATTCTTTCCAAAAGACTTTTTTAAATTTTTCACTTCGATCATTCGGTTGCCAACCTCCTTTCAAGACGGCTTAATAAGAAGCTTAATGAAAGCGTTAATAGCAGGTAAATAAGTGCTGCCGTGATATACGGTTCCCATACACGGAAGTATTGCCCCTGCATCGCTTGTCCCCAATACATGAGTTCTGGTGCTGCTACGATCGAAGCAAGCGAAGATTCTTTTATTAAGACAATAAATTCATTCCCTAGTGGTGGAATCATTCGTTTAAACGCTTGCGGAAGGATCACATGACGCATTGCTTGAAC from Neobacillus sp. CF12 encodes:
- a CDS encoding glycerophosphodiester phosphodiesterase, producing the protein MQHVIIEKTRKKRKAMLFLKIIFFALLIFLLVVNLFPVKQIQQKGFFTHDRPLVIAHQGGELLAPSNTMTAFANAAEMGVDVLETDIHITKDGHLVTIHDPSVDRTTNGKGKVADLTLAEIQELDAGYHFKDLEGKYSFRGKGVYIPTVDELFQTFEDLKIEIEIKDDNPPEKIDEIASKLWDLIEKYQMEEKILISSFDQEILKTFDKYANGTVAVTAGRQEVKDFVVFHKFYLRNLYVPTVDAFQIPVEDSGFDLTDQKLIDGAHRLGMEVHYWTIDDPSTMEKLIDAGADGILTNRPDLLLELLDEKGM
- a CDS encoding fatty acid--CoA ligase, translating into MTTTIGKIFELTVKRYPNKEAIYDVRKNVRYTYKEWNEQVTRLANALEEEGVKKGDRVSTFMFNTEELGTAFFACAKIGAIFNPINFRLMPEEVAFILSDATPKVVLFEKALEPVIAAIENRFDSMAFWFIDEETPAYAASYHEKLANSSIEEIQADVNENDIYAFIYTSGTTGRPKGVMHSHRNMVDQSMLCIAAQKLDAEDVGLVTAPMFHCAELHCAFLPRIQAGARNVILHQFNPKVILQLIGQEKITKFFAAPTMWNMLLQEDLSQYNTESLKLGLYGAAPMAPSLVHALHDRFGIGLVQAYGMTEMGPAITFLSERDQLRKAGSAGQAAYNHDIRVVRTREDGPSDPNDVVPVGETGEIIVKGPCMMIGYFNREEATEKSMYKGWYHSGDIGYLDEEGFLFVNDRVDDMIISGGENIYPREVEDVLHAHDGVLDVAIVGQPDDRWGETVTAFVVKKDPQLTEQELEDYCKNSDSLANYKRPRKYVFCEALPRNASGKIQKFVLRKQLEELFTQG
- a CDS encoding GDSL-type esterase/lipase family protein, coding for MKFKRLSVLLTLMLAFSTFFTSFAFAEENTDKPSLVALGDSITYGWNLDDTNGNTQPSSKAFPNLILEPGFFNVTNISGGGWTSSHILGQVHNPANEAAIQNADVFTLDIGSNDLMGAVGLSEIIKNGTPVDPATLLPKVQAASQQLSVNLLQIFSKIRSLNAEAPIILYNIYNPFGASEVPFNAFLHNIGEQIVTNVNTMVINPFANTPGTFVVDAKTAFDTKQSDYVIPGDIHPNVTGQTVLAGLATNVLLSLLPEELTVEVTVPTEETTGPVTIEVLTNAEEVLSMMWLEGEQTIDSFYDVEGNELGTKIIDNKFEVTKNGTYTVYVLDVYGQEIVQTFTIDNIKAETPPVENPTPTPTPAPTPTPTPVTNTPAPTTTGTGYPIPNTASPAYNYMAIGAIILLGGLVTLKVQRRRKQDI
- a CDS encoding acyl-CoA dehydrogenase family protein; protein product: MKHPYLTEDHKIFRKSIRKFLEKEAVPFYEQWEEERMIPRSLWRKMGEQGFLCPDLDEKYGGSGVDWGFSVVINEELERVGSGLVGMGLHNDIVVPYINSFGSEEQKQRWLPRCVTGDLITAIAMTEPGTGSDLANIKTTAKLDGDHYILNGQKTFITNGIQSDLILVACKTDPNAVPKHKGVSLLLVERDTPGFSRGRKLNKVGLHCQDTAELIFEDCRVPKENLLGEEGKGFLYMMDKLQQERLVVAIAAQIAAEVMLQGTIDYVKSREAFGKPVSQFQNTQFKIAEMATEVEMGRAFLDQLIAEHMDGQNVVTKVSMAKWRLTDSAKKIAGECLQLHGGYGYMEEYEIARRFRDIQVSSIYAGTNEIMKTIIAKNLGL
- a CDS encoding DUF1761 domain-containing protein produces the protein MDFTNFSILAIILAVVSNMVIGALWYSPILFSSIWVKALGKKMEDIDPKGAYVGYGLTTLGGIFTAVVLSLFIQLLDTVTILDGALFGFLIGLIAAFRELSPTFFESRNYTLFFISAGYHVVALTIMGIIIAAFV
- a CDS encoding long-chain-fatty-acid--CoA ligase, which codes for MNIGSLLSQNARKFPEVLAIECEGRSYTYRQFNEEVNRLAHGLLKLGINKGDKIALMMKNSDHFVFTFFAVSKIGGVAVPINFRLTSSEVHYILQQSEAKLVVCDLEFEEILTAAKEDCAVRTVITIGEPSTLGYHSYESALSAVDSEPEIEVSDDDDLEILYTSGTTGRPKGALFDHKRIFNVGISVTINMGLRPHERILHVAPLFHSAQLNLFLISGVALGATHIIHRDFHPVKTLQTIQEHKITHFFGVPAMFNFILQVPNAAEYDLSSIRRCGYGAAPMAPELVKKSIELFKTDQFYNLCGLTEGGPGGILLDPEGHKQHLGKGGKPIFLTETRVVDEQGNDVKPGVVGEFILKSPMVMKEYYKKPEETKSTIKNGWLYTGDLATIDEEGYITLVDRKKDMIITGGENVYSVEVEGVLFEHPSVLDAAIIGLPDETWGEAVCAIIVLKDGAVIDEEELKSFCRQKLAGYKVPRRIFIEEQLPRNASGKILKYQLRQKLNQVNV